CAGGCGGCGCGGCGCGGGACGGCTTTTTTTCGCCAGTTCGGCAGCGGCTTCCAGCAGAATAGACTGCGGCACCACATCATCCACCAGCCCGGCTTTCAGCGCCTGACGCGGCCGCAGTTGTTTGCCCGCCAGTATCATCTCAAGCGCGGTGCTGACGCCAACGAGGCGCGGCAGCCGCTGCGTGCCGCCGGAGCCCGGCAGCAGCCCCAGCTGCACTTCCGGCAACCCGAGCTGCGTTTTCGCATCGTCGGTACAGATGCGGCTGTGGCAGGCGAGCGCCAGCTCCAGCCCGCCGCCGAGGCATGCGCCGTGAATAGCCGCGACCACATGCACCGGCAGCGCGTGGATCTCCGCCATGATCTGCTGGCCCTGGCTTGCCAGCGCTTCGGCCTCCTGCGCGCTCTGGCAGTGCGCGATCATGTTGATATCCGCGCCGGCGATAAAGTTATCCGGCTTGGCGGAGATAAACACCACGCCCGCGAGATCGCGGTTGTCGCGAAGCGTTTTCACGATGGCGCGCACGTCGCGGGCAAATTCCGCTTTCAGCGTGTTCATTTTCTCGCCCGGCACGTCGATGGTCACCACCGCCACGTTGTCCGGGCGCATCTGTAAAACAAATGCGGATGTCGATTCCATTATTCGGCCTCCAGTACCATTGCCGCGCCGAGCCCGCCCGCCGCGCAGGCGGTGACCAGCCCGAAACCGCCGCCGCGGCGGCGTAGTTCATTGAGCGTCTGGGTGATCATTCGCGCGCCGGTGGCGGCAAACGGGTGCCCGTAGGCGATAGATCCGCCGAGCACGTTAAATTTACTTTCATCTACTTCGCCGGTGGCCTGGCTGCGGCCCAGCACCTCGCGGGCGAAACGCTCGCTCGCCATCAGCTTCAGGTTGGTGAGCGTTTGCGAGGCGAAAGCCTCATGCATATCAATAAGCGTGAGATCGGCCATCGTCAGTCCGGCGCGCTCCAGCGCCAGCGGCGTCGACCAGGCCGGGCCCAGCAGCATGTCCTGCCAGACATCCACCGCGGTAAAAGCGTAGCTGCGCAGATAGCCGAGCGGCGTCAGGCCGAGTTCGCGGACGCGGGATTCCGTCATCAGAATCACCGCCGCCGCGCCGTCGGTGAGCGGCGTGCTGTTGGCGGCAGTCACGGTGCCGTGTTTACGGTCGAACGCCGGGCGCAGTTTCGCGTAATCGGCCAGCGACGAGGTTTTGCGGATATTGTTATCTTCGCTGAGCGGCTCGCGGTACGGCGGCGTGTAAGCGGTCATCACTTCATCGCGCAATTTGCCCTCCGCCCACGCCTGCGCCGCCAGCTGGTGCGAGCGATGCGCCAGCGCGTCCTGCTGTTCGCGGGTGATGCCGTGCGTTTTCGCCATCTGCTCGGCGGTGTCGCCCATGCGAAGCCCGGTGGAATATTCCGCCACGGCGGGCGGCACCGGCAGCAGGTCACGCAGACGCAGGCGCGAGAAGAGCTTCAGGCGCTGCCCGGCGGTGCGGGCTTTATTCGCGTCCACCAGCGTGCGCGCCAGTTTTTTACTGACGCCGATAGGCAGCACGGAGGAAGAATCGGCCCCGCCGGCGATCCCGGCGCGGATAGTGCCCGCCATCAGGCTTTCGGCGACGTTCGCCACCGCCTGAAAACTGGTGGCGCAGGCGCGGCTGACGCTGTAGGCGTCGGTATGGACGCTCATGCCGGTGCCGAGCACGATTTCGCGCGCGATGTTGGGCGCTTCCGGCATTTGCACCACCTGGCCGAAGACGAGCTGTTCAATAACTTCAGGCGGGATTTCGCTGCGGGCCAGCAGTTCGCCGACCACCATTTTACCGAGATCGACCGCCGGAACGCCGTGGTACGCCGTCGCCTGACGGGCGAAAGGCGTGCGTAACCCACTGACAATGGCAATGCGATCCCCCTGACGGGTGACCAGCGGTAGTGCCTGACTCATAACGTTCCCCTGTGAAAAGGCTAAAGATGTATTAAGTGGTCTGACCTGATAACAGTTTTAACCAGAATTTTACATTCAGCCAATCACATAAAGGAAAAATTGCGAGGCAAAACACGAATTACGTAACAAGAAATGCGCCCCGGCGAGGCCGGGGCGTAAGCGGCAGGATTAACGCAGGCCTAACTGGAAAATGACAGTTTCCGCCTGGCAGGCGAAAACAAAATCGATATCCAGACGCACGCCATCGGCTTCTTCGGTAAAGCGCGGGGTGATCTGGCACGGCTCGGATTCGACTTCACGCGCTTTGGCGGTGAGCGCCGCGAGCGTGGCGTCGGCGTCGGCGCGGTTTTCAAACACGCGACTGTAAGAGGCGACGCAGTCGGTGTTATCAATAATGGTGCCTACATCAATACAGCAGCAAACCGGGGTTTCATCAGCACTGCATTTGGTCATGGTGATTTCCTCTGTATTTCCTGAAAAGAGATAAGGCTATTTTACGCCCCGCGCTGCAACCGCTCTACCTGTTCTTCCCGTTTACGCTTATAAGTGACCGAAATCACACTTAAAAATGATCTAACGCAATAATCACCAGATTGATGAATTGGCGCACCCCGAAAATTTGCTAAACGGATCGCGTTTCTTAGATCACAATTGAAAAAACTTATAAACATACTTGCAACATCTCTGCTGGTCGAACCTATACTCTCGCCACTGGTCTGATTTCCATGCCGTACCTCAGACCCTACACTCCGCGCTCCTGTTACGTCACGTAACATTATTTGAATAAAAATAAATGGATGAGGTTATGGTCATGCGCCAGAAAACCCTGTTTACCAAATCTGCTTTAGCAGTCGCAGTGGCAATCGTGTCTTCTCAGGCCTGGTCCGCAGGTTTCCAGTTAAACGAATTCTCTGCCTCCGGTCTGGGCCGTGCCTATTCCGGTGAAGGCGCTATGGCGGATGACGCAGGCAACGTCAGCCGTAACCCGGCGCTGATTACCATGTTCGATCGCCCGACATTCTCCGGCGGCGCGATTTTCGTCGACCCGGATGTGAATGTGTCTGGTCAATCCCGTACGGGCCGCAGCCTGGACGCCGATAACATCGCGCCGACCGCCTGGGTGCCAAACCTGCACTTTGTCGCGCCGATTAACGAGCAGTTTGGCTGGGGGGCGTCCGTCACCTCCAACTATGGCCTTGCGACTGAATATAACAACGACTATGCGGCAGGTTCCGTAGGCGGCAAAACCGACCTCGAAACGCTCAACCTGAACCTCAGCGGCGCCTATCGCCTCGATAACCACTGGAGCTTCGGTGTGGGCTTCGACGCCGTGTATGCGCGCGCGAAAATCGAGCGTTACGCGGGCGATCTTACACAAAGCCTCGGCCCAAGCTTACCGGGCCTTGTGCAAGCAGGTCTGATTGATCCCCAGACGGCACAGTCACTGGCTGGCGTTACCAGCGATACCCAGATTGCGCATCTTAAAGGCGACGAGTGGGGCTTTGGCTGGAACGCCGGTATTCTTTATGAGCTGGATAAGAACAACCGCTACGCACTGACTTACCGGTCAGAAGTGAAAATCGACTTTGACGGCGACTATAAGAGCAGCCTGCCGGCAGGTCTGAATCCTGTTAACGCCGCACTGGGTCTTGGTCTTCCTTACGGCACAGGCGGCAGCACCACCGGCGGCTCGCTGACCCTGAACCTGCCTGAAATGTGGGAAGTCTCTGGTTATAACCGTATCGCGCCGCAGTGGGCGATTCACTATAGCCTGACCTACACCAGCTGGAGCCAGTTCCAGGAGCTGAAAGCGACCAACAACAACGGCGATACGCTGTTTAAGAAAGAAGAAAAATACCGGGACGCATACCGCATCGCCCTTGGCACCACCTATTATATGGACGACAACTGGACCTTCCGTACCGGTATCGCCTTTGATGACAGCCCGGTGCCAGAGCAGCAGCGCTCCATCTCGATTCCTGACCAGGATCGTCTCTGGCTGAGCGCCGGTACAACTTACGCCTTCAATGAAGACGCCTCTGTGGATGCCGGTGTGTCTTATATGCACGGCCAGCATGTTGAATTCACCGAAGGCTCGTACACCTTCAAATCTGAAGGTAAAGCCTGGCTGTATGGCATGAACTTTAACTACCGTTTCTGATAGAAATATCACGACAAAGGCGAGCTGCGGCTCGCCTTTTTTATTGCGCCTTATCGTTCAGAAATAAAAAAGCGAGCCCCGGCCCGCTTTTTTTATTTACCTTAAGAATGGTCGCATCCGGCGTTTTATTCCGAATCGATATCCTTAAGATCCCCTTCGATCGCCTGCGCGTTCGGGTTTTCATTCGGCTTGAGCTTACCGCCATTGGCGATAAAGTCGTGACGCTGGAAGTAGGCCTCACGCACCAGAATGTAAGGATCGGAAGACTGGCGCAGCAGGCCGTCGGAATCCAGCAGTTGCGCGCGGGTCTCCACGCCTTCCACCGCCCATTTACCGAGCGACAGCGGCCAGGTCAGCCAGGAGAGCACCGGATAAGTGGTATCCGCCATATCGCCGACATCTTCACGCAGCGTAAAGCTGCCGTAGAACGGCAACTGCACATACGGCCCGTAACCGACGCCATAGGTGCCAAGCGTGCTGCCGAAACGGTGCGGTTCTTCGCGCTGCAGTTTCGGGTTCGCCATACCGGCCACGTCGATAAAACCGCCCATCCCCAGCAGGGTATTCAGGAAGAAACGGGTGAAGTGCACCATCCCCTGGTAGGGGTCGCCCTGCAGGAATTTATTAAGCATCGAAGCGGGTTCTTCCAGGTTGCTGGTGAAGTTGCCCAGCCCGTTGCGCGCCGGTTGCGGCACGTAGTCGCGCCAGGCGACAGCCACCGGGCGCAGCACATAAGGGTCCACCACGTCATAGTTAAAGGCAAACATGGTGCGGTTGAACCCTTCGAAGGGGTCGGAACGCCCTTGCTGCGGCTCTGACGAACTGGCGCAGCCCACTAAAAGCGTGGCCGCCAGCGCAAGCCCGGTAAGGCGAAAGTTCATAGCAGTCTCCCTGTAAATAGTAACTAACCCGCTCCTGATGGCGAAGGCGCGACCAGGACTTCCACCGGCGAAGCCGGATTGAGCGTGGTGAAACGGCGCTCGCCTGTCCAGTCTCCCGGCTGCACGGCCGCGTTGCCGTCCCGGGAAATATGCACCTTCACGATGCCCTGCGTGACGTGTTCAAGCCCCCGGTCCGGGAGCATCGCGTCGGCGTCATTAAGCGTAATTGTCAGCGGAAAATGGCCCAGCGGCAATTTTTTCACCAACACCGGTACGTTTGATGCGCCATCCGTCACGCTGATAAAGAGTATCCCTTTATCCGGCAAGGCTTTTTTCGAAACGGGTGAGAGCGTGATTTTAACAGCCAGTCTCGCGTTGTCCATGCCGCTGTCCACCCGCGCCTGCGCAATGCCGCGCATTACCGCCGCACGGCGCGCATCGTCCGGCGGCAGGCGCGCCACCATCGCCTGCCAGATGGCAATCGCCTCTGTATAGCGCTGCTGGCGAAACGCGCTGAAGGCGAGCAGCCCCTGCGCGCGCAGATTATCAGGTGCCTGCGCCGCGACCTCTTTTAGCATTTGCTCGCCGAGGCGGTTATCGTCCGGCTGCGTTGAGCGCGCCAGCACTTCAGCATAGTCGAGCCGCGCTTCGGTGCTTTGCGAATTGAGCTGCCAGGCGCGTTTAAACGCCTCTGTGGCGGTATCGGCGTTATTGAGCACCATACCGATGCGCCCGAGCATCGCCCAGCCTGCGCCGTTATGCGGGTCGTCCTGCAAACGCGTGCGCAGCCCAAGCCCGAGGCGCGTCAGCTCCTCCACCGTGAGCGGCGCCGCGTGCGGGTCCATCACGCGCGCCACAAGCGCCGGCGTCTCGCGCGCCGCCGCCTGCCAGTCATTCACCTGTTTAAGGCTATGCGTCGCCATGAACAGCCCGCCGCTCACCGCCACAACCAGCAGCACGCCTGCCAGCAACGCACCATTACCCGTATGACTCGTTTTCTGCGCGCGCGGCCCGGGAATATCCGCCAGCAGGCTGTGCTGCAACTCCACCTCTAGCGCCTGACGAGCCTCGGGCGGCTCCTCGTCAAGC
This DNA window, taken from Cronobacter universalis NCTC 9529, encodes the following:
- a CDS encoding YfcZ/YiiS family protein; the encoded protein is MTKCSADETPVCCCIDVGTIIDNTDCVASYSRVFENRADADATLAALTAKAREVESEPCQITPRFTEEADGVRLDIDFVFACQAETVIFQLGLR
- the ccmI gene encoding c-type cytochrome biogenesis protein CcmI; the protein is MVIVVLLAGVAALVFWPWRDKRAISRDALNRTLYYSRLRELDEEPPEARQALEVELQHSLLADIPGPRAQKTSHTGNGALLAGVLLVVAVSGGLFMATHSLKQVNDWQAAARETPALVARVMDPHAAPLTVEELTRLGLGLRTRLQDDPHNGAGWAMLGRIGMVLNNADTATEAFKRAWQLNSQSTEARLDYAEVLARSTQPDDNRLGEQMLKEVAAQAPDNLRAQGLLAFSAFRQQRYTEAIAIWQAMVARLPPDDARRAAVMRGIAQARVDSGMDNARLAVKITLSPVSKKALPDKGILFISVTDGASNVPVLVKKLPLGHFPLTITLNDADAMLPDRGLEHVTQGIVKVHISRDGNAAVQPGDWTGERRFTTLNPASPVEVLVAPSPSGAG
- the fadL gene encoding long-chain fatty acid transporter FadL, with amino-acid sequence MRQKTLFTKSALAVAVAIVSSQAWSAGFQLNEFSASGLGRAYSGEGAMADDAGNVSRNPALITMFDRPTFSGGAIFVDPDVNVSGQSRTGRSLDADNIAPTAWVPNLHFVAPINEQFGWGASVTSNYGLATEYNNDYAAGSVGGKTDLETLNLNLSGAYRLDNHWSFGVGFDAVYARAKIERYAGDLTQSLGPSLPGLVQAGLIDPQTAQSLAGVTSDTQIAHLKGDEWGFGWNAGILYELDKNNRYALTYRSEVKIDFDGDYKSSLPAGLNPVNAALGLGLPYGTGGSTTGGSLTLNLPEMWEVSGYNRIAPQWAIHYSLTYTSWSQFQELKATNNNGDTLFKKEEKYRDAYRIALGTTYYMDDNWTFRTGIAFDDSPVPEQQRSISIPDQDRLWLSAGTTYAFNEDASVDAGVSYMHGQHVEFTEGSYTFKSEGKAWLYGMNFNYRF
- the fadI gene encoding acetyl-CoA C-acyltransferase FadI, which produces MSQALPLVTRQGDRIAIVSGLRTPFARQATAYHGVPAVDLGKMVVGELLARSEIPPEVIEQLVFGQVVQMPEAPNIAREIVLGTGMSVHTDAYSVSRACATSFQAVANVAESLMAGTIRAGIAGGADSSSVLPIGVSKKLARTLVDANKARTAGQRLKLFSRLRLRDLLPVPPAVAEYSTGLRMGDTAEQMAKTHGITREQQDALAHRSHQLAAQAWAEGKLRDEVMTAYTPPYREPLSEDNNIRKTSSLADYAKLRPAFDRKHGTVTAANSTPLTDGAAAVILMTESRVRELGLTPLGYLRSYAFTAVDVWQDMLLGPAWSTPLALERAGLTMADLTLIDMHEAFASQTLTNLKLMASERFAREVLGRSQATGEVDESKFNVLGGSIAYGHPFAATGARMITQTLNELRRRGGGFGLVTACAAGGLGAAMVLEAE
- the mlaA gene encoding phospholipid-binding lipoprotein MlaA, whose amino-acid sequence is MNFRLTGLALAATLLVGCASSSEPQQGRSDPFEGFNRTMFAFNYDVVDPYVLRPVAVAWRDYVPQPARNGLGNFTSNLEEPASMLNKFLQGDPYQGMVHFTRFFLNTLLGMGGFIDVAGMANPKLQREEPHRFGSTLGTYGVGYGPYVQLPFYGSFTLREDVGDMADTTYPVLSWLTWPLSLGKWAVEGVETRAQLLDSDGLLRQSSDPYILVREAYFQRHDFIANGGKLKPNENPNAQAIEGDLKDIDSE